TAATTTCTACTCTATTTGTTTTTGTAGTTTCTTTAATTTTAGGACTCGTTTATTCAGACTATAATGAATTTGCTATCATCGTTTCTGATTTAAAATATTTAGTTGCTTTCTTTATTAAGTTAGTAGGTTTCTTTTCTATGGGACTATTCTTCGGAATTTTAGTAAAACGTTCTGCATTTGCAGTTGGCGCCATGGTTGTTTGGTTTATTGCAGAAAGTATGTTTAAAGGATATCTTTTTTGGACCTTTAAAGATGCAACTAACACAACAGAATCTGTAGATTCAATTATGCAATTTTTACCATTTGAAGCGATGGCAAACTTAATAAAAGAGCCTTTTTCTAGATTAGGTGCTGTTAGATCTGTTGCAAATCAAATAGGTGAAAATTTCACAAAAAGTTACGATGTAGATTTCTCTTCAATCCTAATTGTTACAGTTTGGACTTTTATCTTAATTTATTTGTCTTATGCACTGTTAAAAAAGAGAGATTTATAATACTTTTTAAATATATTTGATGTTTTAGAATAGAAATAACATCAAATGAAGAAATTAACACCTTTTTTACTCCTTTTTATTGCATTAAATTCATTTTCTCAAAAAGAAGCTAACTTTTGGTATTTTGGAAGAAATGCAGCGCTAAATTTTAATTCCGGCACTCCAGTTCCTGTTACTGGAAGTAAACTAAATACTACAGAAGGCTGTTCTTCATTTTCAGACTCTAATGGTAATTTATTATTTTATGTTGGAGCACCAGATAGTAATGCTCGATCACTTACCGTTTGGGATAAAAACAACAACCCAATGCCAAATGGTGTTGGGTTAAGAGGAGACTCTTCTAGTGCTCAATCTGCTTTAACAGTTCCTGCTCCTGGAAAACCAAATATTTATTATCTATTTACGGTAGGAACCACTGCTACAGGAATTAGTGGTGGGGGAATTGCTGGGTTTTTTCTATATGAAATAGATATGAATTTAAACGGAAGTATGGGCGACATAAACACAACTATTGGAGATGTTACCGGTGCTACAAATATTTCAGATGGAAAAGACAATCAATGGACGGAAAAAGTAACTGCTGTTAGAGCGAAACAATGTAATACTGTTTGGGTAATTTCAATGTCTCAACAATCGAGTGTTAGTGGTAATAATGAATTTTATGCTTATAAAGTTAGTGATACAGGAGTAGATACCGCAAATCCTGTTATAAGTGAAATAAATAATTTTAGAACTAATGATGTACGTGGGTATTTAAAAGTATCTCCAGATGGTACAAAATTAGCAGCTGCTAATATGAGTAATGGTACTTTTATATTTGATTTTGATGATGAGACAGGTATAGTAACTAATTTTAATAATTCTAGTAATGCAAACCAATTATCTCTAAACGGGAATGGTTATGGAGTTGAGTTTTCTACTTCTAGTGAA
The window above is part of the Polaribacter sp. SA4-12 genome. Proteins encoded here:
- a CDS encoding ABC transporter permease, producing the protein MLRLLTIEFHKLKHNTASKVLSIIYFGLLTSIALIAAIKFDVGPIKFHLAEMGIFNFPYIWHFNTYMAAILKFFLLLVIVSMMANEYSYKTLKQNLIDGLSKKEFILSKFYTVVAFALISTLFVFVVSLILGLVYSDYNEFAIIVSDLKYLVAFFIKLVGFFSMGLFFGILVKRSAFAVGAMVVWFIAESMFKGYLFWTFKDATNTTESVDSIMQFLPFEAMANLIKEPFSRLGAVRSVANQIGENFTKSYDVDFSSILIVTVWTFILIYLSYALLKKRDL